In Humulus lupulus chromosome 6, drHumLupu1.1, whole genome shotgun sequence, a single genomic region encodes these proteins:
- the LOC133784895 gene encoding uncharacterized protein LOC133784895, which produces MGLEESQFRPSVVPILGLNSQRLYLKGAVRLNIVTAECTLPVDFLVVDSVTSYNVVMGRNWIHRMQGVVSTLHQVMRCQSPNGHYTIDIKGCQKQAKKCFLTLKEINDYATSSPDENPTK; this is translated from the coding sequence ATGGGGCTTGAAGAAAGTCAATTCAGACCGTCTGTTGTACCAATCCTAGGACTCAACAGCCAAAGGTTATACCTGAAAGGCGCTGTTAGGTTGAACATAGTCACCGCAGAATGCACTCTGCCAGTAGACTTCCTCGTAGTGGATTCCGTCACAAGCTACAACGTTGTCATGGGGAGAAATTGGATCCATAGGATGCAGGGAGTGGTCTCCACTTTGCACCAAGTTATGCGATGCCAATCACCCAATGGCCATTACACAATCGACATAAAAGGGTGTCAGAAGCAGGCAAAAAAATGCTTCCTTACCCTGAAAGAGATAAATGATTATGCCACCTCCTCTCCTGACGAAAACCCCACCAAATAG